The Streptomyces sp. Mut1 genome window below encodes:
- a CDS encoding response regulator transcription factor, whose protein sequence is MSVRLMVVDDHRLLAEALASALKLRGHRVLAAAAPTSGAADLVVGRAPEVCLFGTAAPAVPGTFDPVVRIRRERPQTAVVVLGPVPSPRGIAAAFAAGAAGYVRHDERIEGVERAMVKARAGEAAIAPGLLQSAFAELLDPVSQPDDEGRRLLRLLTPREVEVLVRVAEGEDTRLIAAGMRIAPSTARTHVQRVLMKLGVGSRLEAAALAARTGLLDRAAGTRQGPGTVG, encoded by the coding sequence ATGAGTGTCCGGCTCATGGTGGTCGACGACCACCGCCTGCTGGCCGAGGCGCTGGCTTCGGCGCTGAAGCTGCGCGGCCACCGGGTGCTGGCCGCGGCCGCCCCCACCTCGGGCGCGGCGGACCTGGTGGTCGGCCGGGCCCCCGAGGTCTGCCTGTTCGGCACGGCCGCCCCCGCCGTGCCCGGCACCTTCGACCCCGTCGTCCGGATCAGGCGCGAGCGCCCGCAGACCGCGGTGGTGGTCCTCGGCCCGGTGCCCAGTCCGCGCGGGATCGCCGCGGCGTTCGCGGCCGGCGCCGCCGGTTACGTCCGGCACGACGAGCGCATCGAGGGCGTCGAGCGCGCCATGGTCAAGGCCCGCGCGGGCGAGGCGGCCATCGCGCCCGGCCTCCTCCAGAGCGCCTTCGCGGAGCTGCTCGACCCGGTGAGCCAGCCCGACGACGAGGGCCGGCGGCTGCTGCGGCTGCTCACCCCGCGCGAGGTCGAGGTCCTGGTCCGGGTCGCAGAGGGCGAGGACACCCGGCTGATCGCGGCCGGTATGCGGATCGCGCCGAGCACCGCCCGTACGCATGTGCAGCGCGTCCTGATGAAACTCGGCGTCGGCTCCCGCCTGGAGGCCGCGGCGCTGGCCGCCCGCACCGGCCTGCTGGACCGGGCGGCGGGCACACGGCAGGGGCCGGGCACCGTCGGGTGA